Within the Flavobacterium sp. 9R genome, the region AAAGAATTTATCACGCCAGAACAATTTGCTAAATACGAAGCCTATGCATTAGAACTTGGTTTCAGACACGTAGAAAGCGGGCCACTTGTTCGTTCTTCTTACAAAGCACAAAAACATATTTTATAAAAGGATTTTCAAAATAGCAAATACAGAATTGAAAACAAGAATTGCAATTAATGGTTTTGGACGGATTGGACGTAATTTATTCCGCCTTTTGGTCAACCATCCTACCATCGAAGTGATCGCTATAAACGACATTGCCGATGTAGCAACAATGGCTCACTTGATAAAATACGACAGTATTCACGGAATCTTACCTGAAAAAGTAAGTCACGACACTACTGGCCTTATCATTGCCGACAAACATTACTTGTTTTTTAATGAAAAAAACATAGCCAATCTGGATTGGAAAAAACACAACATTGACTATGTCATCGAATCTACGGGTAAATACAAAACTTTCGACGAGATCAATGCACATATTTTAGCAGGTGCCAAAAAAGTGATTTTATCCGCTCCCGCCGAAGTAGAACAAATAAAAACGGTGGTTTTGGGCGTAAACGAGCACATCCTTGACGGAACCGAAACCATTATATCCAATGCCAGCTGCACCACAAACAATGCCGCACCTATGATTCAAATTATTGATGAATTATGCGGTATTGAGCAAGCTTACATTACCACCATACACTCGTATACAACCGATCAGAGTCTACACGACCAACCCCACAAAGACTTAAGAAGAGCTCGTGGTGCAAGTCAATCTATCGTCCCCACGACAACAGGTGCAGCCAAAGCACTCACAAAAATTTTTCCTAAATTGGAAGGCAAAATTGGAGGTTGTGGTATACGTGTTCCCGTTCCGGATGGCTCTCTAACTGATATAACTTTTAATGTAAAAAGAGCCGTTTCGATTGAAGAAATCAACAAAGCTTTTAAAAATGCTTCTCAAAAGGAACTGAAAGGAATTCTAGATTATACTGAAGACCCTATCGTTTCTGTAGATATTCTGGGTAACACCCACTCTTGTCTTTTTGACGGTCAACTAACTTCTGTGATAGACAAAATGGTAAAAGTTGTGGGCTGGTATGACAATGAAATAGGCTATTCCTCTAGAATTATTGATTTGATTTTACACACAAAACAGGAATACAAATAATGAAACAACAAATAAAATACTTTTGGATTCTATTATTGGTCAGTAGCACTATGCTATCTGCTTCCTCTACACAAATCATCGACAGTATTTCTATTTATCATAATTTATCACAATACAATTTCAAAATTCACAATTACGAGAAAGCCCTTCATTTTGCAAATAAATCGCTAAAATACAGCCAAACTACCAAAAATATCGAAGCACAAATCGAAAGAAACTTTGTACTTGGTAAGCTGTATTTTGATTTAAAAAAATACAATGAGGCTCAGAATTATTTTGAACAAAGCTGTCAACTGAACACCAAAAACCCAGCGGATTTCAATAAATTCAAAGCCATCTATTTTGAAGGGTATTGTGCTATTGAAAAAAAAGATTGGAACAAAGCATCCCTTTCATTTGCAAAAGCGGACAATTTACCAATTACGCCCGCACTCAAAAAAAAGGTCAACTTATTGCTTTTAAGAAAGGCAAAACTATATTTCAGCAACAATCAATACGATATTGCTTCTGTCAATTTCGACAGAGTTCTTTCAAATTCAGACCCTGCTACTGAAAAAAACAATATAGAAGCAGTCTATCTATATACTGGAATTATAACACTACAAAACAAACAATATCCAGAAGCACTTGCCCTTTTGGAAAAAGCTTTGGCTTTGAACAAAACCACCAAAAACCTAAAAAGTAAGGAAAACATCCTGCTACAACTCAGCAAATGCTACAAAGGAATGCGCAATTTTGACCAAGCCTATTCTTACTTGGAAGAATATCATTTACTCAAAATGCATTTGGCCGAAATCATCAACGCAAAGCAAAATCAAGAAAACTTCAAACAATTCAAGCGTGATGAAGCATACAAAGCCATCATAAAGAAGAACAAAGAGCAACAACAAGCAGAAGATGCTAATAAGTATTCTAAGCTAATCAATATTTTAGCTATTGCACTAATCACGATTTTGTCACTTTTGAGTTTGTCCCTGTACAAAAACAACATCATCAGAAATGAAAGCAACAAGCTCTTAAAGGAAAAAAATCAAGAATTAATCATTGCAAAAAACAATGCAGAAAAAGCTTCTAAAGCCAGAGCTGAATTCCTTTCGACTGTAAGTCACGAATTGCGAACACCTCTTAATGCCATCAACGGAATCACCCATTTGTTACTAGAGGAAAAACCAAAAAAATCGCAGTTGAATTATTTGGCATCACTTCAATTTTCAGGAAATTACTTAGCCACTTTTATCAATGAAATTCTTGAAATCAACAAAATCGAGTCCAATAAAATTGAACTAGAGAACATCTCGTTTCACCTAAAAGAGCTATTAGAAAATATTCAAAGCTCGTTGAACAAATTTGCATTGACCAACAACAATGCATTCAACTTAGAATTTGATAACAATATTCCGAATTATCTCATAGGCGACCCCACAAAACTTTCGCAAGTGTTTTTGAATTTAATCAATAATGCTTTAAAATTTACCCACGACGGAACGGTCACAATTGTAGCCAATTTGATTAAAATTAAAGACGACAAAGCCAAAATCAATTTTCAAATTATCGATACTGGAATTGGAATCCCACAGGATAAACTCGAATTAGTCTTTGAAAACTTCTCTCAAGGCTCGGTAGAAATCAACAGAAAATACGGTGGAACAGGATTAGGATTAACCATTGTAAAAAAGCTAGTCAAAGTCTTGGGTGGAAAAATAAAGCTGGTGAGTGAAGAAGGAAAAGGGTCTACATTTTCATTTAGCTTACCATTTACAATAGCAAAAAGTTTAGAGGAAGCTACAGAAAAAGTAGTAAATTATGATGAAGAACAATTCAGAAGCAAAAAAATATTATTGGTAGAAGACAACAAAATCAACCAAATGATTACCAAGAAAATGCTTGAGAATAAAGGAATTGTTTGCATCATTATAGACAATGGTGAAGATGCAGTCAAATTGATGCACAACCACGAATATGACTTGGTCTTAATGGATGTGCACTTACCTGGAATTAATGGCACCGAAGCCACCAAACAGATTCGAGAATTTGATAATACTGTACCAATTATCGCCTTGACAGCAATTTCACTAGACGAAAATAGAGAAACACTACTTTCTTACGGTATGAATGATGTGATTACCAAACCATTCATACCAGAAGAATTTTACACTATCATATCAAAATACATTGCTAATTAATAGGTCAGAATCAATTCTCTAATTAATTGTCTGACTTTAGGCTCAGCACCTTTGGCTGCCTCGAGGACTTCGTCGTGTGAAATGGTATCAATACTATCTGCATCCCCCATATCAGTTATAACCGAAACACCAAAAGTCTCGACCTCCATATGGCGAGCAACGATAACCTCGGGTACGGTTGACATTCCGACACAATCAGCGCCTAGAATTTTTACCATTTTATATTCAGCCAACGTTTCAAAAGTAGGGCCTTGCAAACCTAAATATATTCCGATATGCACTTTGATGGCTAATTGTTCCGCCAATGAAGAAGCGTGAGCAATCATTTTTCGGCTATACGGTTCACTCATATTGACAAAACGTGGACCAAAACGTTCGTCATTTTTCCCACGTAAAGGATGCTCTGGCAAGAAATTAATATGGTCTTTCAACACCACTATCGAACCCACTTGATACTCAGAATTTACTCCTCCCGAAGCATTAGAAACAATCAATTTGGTAATGCCTAAATATTTCATCACACGAACAGGAAACGTCACTTCCTTCATTGAATAGCCTTCATAAAAATGGAAGCGCCCTTGCATCGCCACTACCTTTTTGTCACCAATTGTTCCAAATACCAAGGCGCCTTTATGACCTTGTACTGTTGATACTGGAAAATTTGGGATTTCGGTATACGGCAACGTGTACACAATTTCCATTTCTTCTGTAAAACTTCCTAAGCCTGAGCCTAAAATCACCCCATACTCAGGTGCAAAATTGATTTTATTTTGAATAAAACTAACGGTTTCTTGAACTTGTTCCCACATAATCTAAAATGGTTTGGTCGAATTCTTTTTCATTACTGATAAAAGAACTACGAATTGGTAAATAATACAATTGTTCAGAAAGAATGGAATCTTTCAATCTAACATAATCTTTTTCGGTGGTAATAATCTTTCTACCCTTGGCTTGCTTTTGAATAGCCGTAATTTCGTTTTCGCTAAAATGGTGATGATCTGGAAATGTCAAACATTCATCATCCTCTGCTTTGAGATGCTCAAAAAAAGATTCTGGTTTTGCAATTCCTGCCAAAAGCAATTTGGATTCATTTTCTAAATCGGCCAATTTTAGCTTGGTCTCTTTTGAGTAAACCGAATCCTCATAATCAATAAAGGTAAAATATAATTGCTGATTATCGGCTAACTTGAGTTGGTTTTTTATCCTTATTTGTTCCGAAGTAGGAAGGTTTTTTGGACATTTGGTTACCACCACAATCGCTGCTCTTTGCCCCCCCCTTCTACTCTCTCTTAAGTTTCCTGTTGGCAATATATAATCATTAGCATAAATATCTCCGTAAGCCGTTAATAGAATATAAAAACCTGCTTTTACTTTGCGGTGTTGATAAGCATCATCTAACAAAATAATTTCAGGAGATTTTTTTTGAGACAACAATTGCTCTATACCATTTTTCCTGTCAGCGTCTACAGCTACTTGAATAGCAGGAAACTTTTGAAAAAACTGAAAAGGTTCATCTCCCAAAATCGCTGCATTTACAGATGAATCCGCTAGTAGAAAACCTTTAGATTGTCGCTTGTACCCACGACTCAAAGTTGCCACACTATATTTGTTTGAAAGCAACCGAATCAAATATTCAATTTGAGGCGTTTTGCCCGTTCCGCCAACACTTAAATTACCAACAGCTATAATGGGTATTGAAAACGAATACGATTTTAAAAATCCGATATCAAAAAGAAAATTTCGGATAGTAGTAATAAAGCCATATACAACAGCAAAAGGAAAAAGTAATATTCGGAGTAATTTCATACTACGAAATTATAACAAATTGAGCATTTGAGACGCATCATCTAAGAAAAAGTCATTACTTATTATTCTCACGAATTAACTCGAGATATGCTTTTTGTTTCTTGAGTAAAAAATCCAACAATGTCAATTCGTCTTTGTTTATAAAAACTATTTTTGATTCAGGGTCTTCTTTGCAATAGCTTAAGAAATTATCTATTTCATTTTTCTGAAGACCAAGCTTCTGCTTATAAAAAGACTCGTCAATACTAGCTTTAGCATAAGCTATAAAATCTTCCTCAGGCTGTTTTTTTTGTTTTGGGTTGTCTGGATTTTTGAAAAGACTGATTATTTTTCTTCCAATTTCCATAAAATCCATACCGTTGGTAATGGTACCATCATATACATTTGGGTTTTTCGGATTTGCAGCCTCTTTAGAAATTCGAGCTGCAGCCGCTTGCTCATATGTAAACTTAGGGACATTTAATTTGGTGTTTTTAACGACTACTTCATCCAATTCGATAGCTGACTTAATGAGGCTAACCTTCCATTGTTTCATCTGAAAGTACTCTGGAACAACAACCACCTTTTTAAAAACATACTCTTTCGAATAAAACGCTAAAACGTCTTTGCTTTTGGCGGAAATAGCGAAAAAACCGCGACTATCGGTTTTGGTACTTTGCTCTGAAGTCAAATTGATTACTTCGATTCCGCTAACTGCCAATGTATCGCACATCACTTTTCCTTTCAACAGATTAGTGGTTTGTGCCTTTCCAAAAGAGAAAAATAAAAGTCCAAAAACAATGGCCAGTTGCTTCATAATTACATAAAAATTAGACTACAAAAATACCCAATTATCATTCTGTCTTTCAAAAACTATCCTAATTTACTGTTAATGAATATTTAAATTTTATTCTTAGACGAAAAAAGAGAACAAATAGCCCTTTGATAATTATTCAATAAAAAAACTAAAAAGAGTATATTTGTTAGGCTTTTCAAGTACTCACAACTGAAAACAAAATCAATCTAATACTCAAAATTTCTTTTGAATGAAAATAAAACAAATCCTTGCTTTACTTGAAGAAATGGCGCCACTAGGTTATGCCGAAGATTTCGACAATGTAGGCTTATTAGTTGGTGACCAAGATGCTGAAACTACGGGTGTTTTGGTTTGTCACGACGCCTTAGAAAATGTAATTACAGAAGCCATCAATAAAAATTGCAATTTGGTTGTTTGCTTTCACCCCATTCTTTTTTCGGGCATTAAAAAAATTACAGGCAAAAATTATGTTGAAAAAGCAATTCTAAAAGCAATTAAAAATGACATTGCCATATATGCCGTTCATACCGCTTTAGACAATCATCCTGAAGGCGTAAATCAAATCTTCTGCGATGCCTTGGGCTTGTCGAACACCAAAATATTGGTTCCCAAACAAAACTATATTCGCAAATTAGTTACCTACACGATAAGAGAAAATGCAGATGCCGTTCGAAACGCTTTGTTTCAAGCAGGCGCAGGAAGCATTGGTAATTATGATAATTGTAGTTTTAATTCAGAAGGCACTTTCACTTATCTAGGCAACGAAAATAGCAATCCCGTGGTAGGACAAAAAGGCGTTTTATCAACAGGAACTGAAACTAAAATAGAAGTTGTTTTTGAAAAACATTTGCAGTCAAAAATTTTAAAAGCATTATTTACTACTCATATCTACGAAGAAGTAGCTTACGAAATTTATGATTTGCAAAACAATTACCAAAAGATTGGACTAGGAATGGTCGGTGAACTAGAAGAACCGATGGAGGAATCTTCCTTTTTGCATTTTATAAAAGAAAAAATGCAAGCAGAGGGCATTCGACATTCGGCATTTTTGGGTCGTCCCATCAAAAAAGTAGCCGTTTTGGGTGGTGCAGGAAGTTTTGCCATTTCACAAGCCATTCAGGCAGGAGCCGATGCCTATTTGACCGCAGATTTGAAATATCATCAGTTTTATGAAGCAGAAAATCGAATACTTTTAGCAGATATCGGACATTTTGAAAGCGAACGTTATACAAAAAATTATATTGTTGAGTATCTTCGAAAAAAAATCCTTAATTTTGCACCCGTCTCGCTACCAAGCGGAATCATTTTATCAGAAGAAAATACAAATCCAGTTAAGTACTTATAGAATATGGCTACTACGAAAGAATTAAGTGTTGAAGAAAAGTTAAGAGCAATCTACGATTTACAACTTATTGACTCAAGAATTGACGAAATTAGAAACGTAAGAGGAGAGCTTCCTTTAGAGGTGGAAGATTTAGAAGACGAAGTTGCAGGTTTGAGCACTCGTACCGAAAAATTAAAAGCAGATCTTGAGGTTATCGAAGACTTGATTAAAGTAAAGAAAAATGCCATCGATGAGCACAAAGAAGCGATTAAAAAATACACCAAACAACAAGAAACGGTTCGTAACAATCGTGAATTCAATTCTTTGACAAAAGAAGTAGAGTTTCAAGAATTAGAAATTCAATTGGCTGAAAAGCAAATCAAAGAAATGAAAGCTTCTATCGAACACAAAAAAGAAGTTATCACTAATTCTAGAGAAAAATTAGAAGCTAAAACTTCTCATTTAAAACATAAAAAATCAGAGTTAGAAGCTATTATGGCTGAAACTCAAAAAGAAGAGCAATTTTTAACTGAAAAATCTGCGGAATATCAAGCGAATATTGAACCACGTCTTTTGTCTGCTTACAACAGAATCAGAAGCAGCGTTCGTAACGGATTAGCGGTAGTTTCTATTGAAAGAGGAGCGTCTGCAGGTTCATTCTTCACTATTCCACCACAAACGCAAGTTGAAATTGCTGCAAGAAAGAAAATCATCATCGATGAGCACTCAGGAAGAATCTTGGTTGATAGTGTCCTTGCTGAGGAAGAAAGAGAAAAAATGGAACAATTGTTCTCAACAATCTAAATCTAACAAGCCTCCTTTTTAGGAGGCTTTTTTGATATGAAAAAAACCGCACTTTATCTTTATATCAAATTCTTAGGTTTAGGTCTAAATCTACTAAGTTTTGCGTTCCCAAAAAAAGCAACCAAAATTGCTTATGGTTTATTTAGTGAACCAAGAGCTGGGAAACTAAATAACGAACAACTTCCTGAGATTCTACAACAGGCGCAATCCGAAAAAATAAGTTATGAAGACTCTTTCTTTCAAACCTATACTTGGAAAGGGAATGACACTATAATTTTATTAGTTCACGGATGGGAAAGCAATGCTTCTCGTTGGGAAAAATTATTACCGTTCCTAAAAAAGTCTGGTAGCACCATTGTCGCTATTGACGCACCCGCCCACGGTCTCTCTAGCGGTAAAGAATTTAGTATTCCACAATATGCAGCATTCATTCATCTTGCAGTTCAGAAATTCAATCCAGATTACCTTATTGGTCATTCCATTGGAGGCCAAACGTGTTTGTATTACCAATCGATGTATCAAAACAAAGCGATAAAAAAAATGGTGATTTTAGGTACTCCAAGTGATTTTACCATTATACTTTCGAATTTTATCAAATTATTGCGACTCAATACTACCATTGCTAAAAATATCGAGAATCATTATTTAAACCATTTTAAGTTAGACATTCATCAATTCTCAAGTCAACTGTTTGCTAAAAAAGTGGATACAAAAGGTTTTATTGCGCACGATACATTAGACCCTGTGGTAAAAATTGCAGAAGCTAAAAAAATTGCTTCCACTTGGAAAGATGCCATTTTCTATGAAACTAATGGTTTGGGACACAGTATGCACGACAACCAACTGTATCATAAAGTAAGTGATTTTTTATTCGAAAAAGAAAGCTAAGAATCCTCCCAACAAACAATTTTAATTATAAAAACAAACAATTGTATTAGTATCATAAACTGCTATTCAATTTTGTATTTTTGCATTATGGAAGAAAATCTAAAACGACTCAATAAATTCATTGGCGAAACAGGATATTGTTCTCGTCGTGAAGCCGATAAACTAATCGAAGAAGGCCGCGTAACTATTAATGGTGTGGTTCCTGAAATGGGAACCAAAGTTTCGCCTCAAGATGAAGTACGCATAGACGGAAAATTGATTACTGAAAAACACGAAAAATTAGTGTACTTGGCTTTCAACAAACCCGTAGGCATTGAGTGCACAACCAATCTAGAAGTTCGTAACAATATCGTAGATTACATTAATTACCCAAAGCGTATTTTTCCTATTGGCCGATTGGATAAAGCCAGTGAAGGCTTAATTTTTATGACCAATGACGGAGATATTGTGAACAAAATTTTGCGTGCTAGAAACAACCACGAGAAAGAATATACAG harbors:
- the lpxK gene encoding tetraacyldisaccharide 4'-kinase — its product is MKLLRILLFPFAVVYGFITTIRNFLFDIGFLKSYSFSIPIIAVGNLSVGGTGKTPQIEYLIRLLSNKYSVATLSRGYKRQSKGFLLADSSVNAAILGDEPFQFFQKFPAIQVAVDADRKNGIEQLLSQKKSPEIILLDDAYQHRKVKAGFYILLTAYGDIYANDYILPTGNLRESRRGGQRAAIVVVTKCPKNLPTSEQIRIKNQLKLADNQQLYFTFIDYEDSVYSKETKLKLADLENESKLLLAGIAKPESFFEHLKAEDDECLTFPDHHHFSENEITAIQKQAKGRKIITTEKDYVRLKDSILSEQLYYLPIRSSFISNEKEFDQTILDYVGTSSRNR
- a CDS encoding zinc ribbon domain-containing protein, translated to MATTKELSVEEKLRAIYDLQLIDSRIDEIRNVRGELPLEVEDLEDEVAGLSTRTEKLKADLEVIEDLIKVKKNAIDEHKEAIKKYTKQQETVRNNREFNSLTKEVEFQELEIQLAEKQIKEMKASIEHKKEVITNSREKLEAKTSHLKHKKSELEAIMAETQKEEQFLTEKSAEYQANIEPRLLSAYNRIRSSVRNGLAVVSIERGASAGSFFTIPPQTQVEIAARKKIIIDEHSGRILVDSVLAEEEREKMEQLFSTI
- a CDS encoding purine-nucleoside phosphorylase; protein product: MWEQVQETVSFIQNKINFAPEYGVILGSGLGSFTEEMEIVYTLPYTEIPNFPVSTVQGHKGALVFGTIGDKKVVAMQGRFHFYEGYSMKEVTFPVRVMKYLGITKLIVSNASGGVNSEYQVGSIVVLKDHINFLPEHPLRGKNDERFGPRFVNMSEPYSRKMIAHASSLAEQLAIKVHIGIYLGLQGPTFETLAEYKMVKILGADCVGMSTVPEVIVARHMEVETFGVSVITDMGDADSIDTISHDEVLEAAKGAEPKVRQLIRELILTY
- a CDS encoding Nif3-like dinuclear metal center hexameric protein, with protein sequence MKIKQILALLEEMAPLGYAEDFDNVGLLVGDQDAETTGVLVCHDALENVITEAINKNCNLVVCFHPILFSGIKKITGKNYVEKAILKAIKNDIAIYAVHTALDNHPEGVNQIFCDALGLSNTKILVPKQNYIRKLVTYTIRENADAVRNALFQAGAGSIGNYDNCSFNSEGTFTYLGNENSNPVVGQKGVLSTGTETKIEVVFEKHLQSKILKALFTTHIYEEVAYEIYDLQNNYQKIGLGMVGELEEPMEESSFLHFIKEKMQAEGIRHSAFLGRPIKKVAVLGGAGSFAISQAIQAGADAYLTADLKYHQFYEAENRILLADIGHFESERYTKNYIVEYLRKKILNFAPVSLPSGIILSEENTNPVKYL
- a CDS encoding ATP-binding protein, producing MKQQIKYFWILLLVSSTMLSASSTQIIDSISIYHNLSQYNFKIHNYEKALHFANKSLKYSQTTKNIEAQIERNFVLGKLYFDLKKYNEAQNYFEQSCQLNTKNPADFNKFKAIYFEGYCAIEKKDWNKASLSFAKADNLPITPALKKKVNLLLLRKAKLYFSNNQYDIASVNFDRVLSNSDPATEKNNIEAVYLYTGIITLQNKQYPEALALLEKALALNKTTKNLKSKENILLQLSKCYKGMRNFDQAYSYLEEYHLLKMHLAEIINAKQNQENFKQFKRDEAYKAIIKKNKEQQQAEDANKYSKLINILAIALITILSLLSLSLYKNNIIRNESNKLLKEKNQELIIAKNNAEKASKARAEFLSTVSHELRTPLNAINGITHLLLEEKPKKSQLNYLASLQFSGNYLATFINEILEINKIESNKIELENISFHLKELLENIQSSLNKFALTNNNAFNLEFDNNIPNYLIGDPTKLSQVFLNLINNALKFTHDGTVTIVANLIKIKDDKAKINFQIIDTGIGIPQDKLELVFENFSQGSVEINRKYGGTGLGLTIVKKLVKVLGGKIKLVSEEGKGSTFSFSLPFTIAKSLEEATEKVVNYDEEQFRSKKILLVEDNKINQMITKKMLENKGIVCIIIDNGEDAVKLMHNHEYDLVLMDVHLPGINGTEATKQIREFDNTVPIIALTAISLDENRETLLSYGMNDVITKPFIPEEFYTIISKYIAN
- the gap gene encoding type I glyceraldehyde-3-phosphate dehydrogenase, yielding MKTRIAINGFGRIGRNLFRLLVNHPTIEVIAINDIADVATMAHLIKYDSIHGILPEKVSHDTTGLIIADKHYLFFNEKNIANLDWKKHNIDYVIESTGKYKTFDEINAHILAGAKKVILSAPAEVEQIKTVVLGVNEHILDGTETIISNASCTTNNAAPMIQIIDELCGIEQAYITTIHSYTTDQSLHDQPHKDLRRARGASQSIVPTTTGAAKALTKIFPKLEGKIGGCGIRVPVPDGSLTDITFNVKRAVSIEEINKAFKNASQKELKGILDYTEDPIVSVDILGNTHSCLFDGQLTSVIDKMVKVVGWYDNEIGYSSRIIDLILHTKQEYK
- the rluF gene encoding 23S rRNA pseudouridine(2604) synthase RluF, with amino-acid sequence MEENLKRLNKFIGETGYCSRREADKLIEEGRVTINGVVPEMGTKVSPQDEVRIDGKLITEKHEKLVYLAFNKPVGIECTTNLEVRNNIVDYINYPKRIFPIGRLDKASEGLIFMTNDGDIVNKILRARNNHEKEYTVTVNKPITDRFIQRMGNGIPILETVTRKCKVEQISKYTFKIILTQGLNRQIRRMCEYLGYEVTALKRIRIINISLDIPVGRYRDLTDAEIKELNTLIEPSSKTEEASLPKAKAEAPKRRAEFIKKDDPRFKKRGEY
- a CDS encoding alpha/beta fold hydrolase, with the translated sequence MKKTALYLYIKFLGLGLNLLSFAFPKKATKIAYGLFSEPRAGKLNNEQLPEILQQAQSEKISYEDSFFQTYTWKGNDTIILLVHGWESNASRWEKLLPFLKKSGSTIVAIDAPAHGLSSGKEFSIPQYAAFIHLAVQKFNPDYLIGHSIGGQTCLYYQSMYQNKAIKKMVILGTPSDFTIILSNFIKLLRLNTTIAKNIENHYLNHFKLDIHQFSSQLFAKKVDTKGFIAHDTLDPVVKIAEAKKIASTWKDAIFYETNGLGHSMHDNQLYHKVSDFLFEKES